From Crassaminicella indica, one genomic window encodes:
- a CDS encoding patatin-like phospholipase family protein — protein sequence MRYYKIKNLVFEGGGILGIAYLGVLDFLYHKNILQNIRRVAGTSAGAIIACITSFALPFNETKEIIDTLDYSKIPQKNDHPALKEIPIPFRKNFEEIFENIDCLYRLVNDYGWYSSEYFYEWIKKQIASQFDASKKLPPYTFEDFKNTSTHKDQKPFLDLYIIGTDISTKSSKLFSYETTPHMEVAQAVRISMSIPLFFESVKVNPKTQTKKSMPHIYSDGGIMRNYPIKIFDSSYFKDRIVNGINIQTLGVRFKNATKYNKINNFIEYIENLLISFISIQQDIYNHSPEDQIRSIQIDTKDISFIDFNIHQNDEKYRFLYQEGYKAAKNYFQKKAFFPRGYL from the coding sequence ATGAGATATTATAAAATTAAGAATTTAGTCTTTGAAGGAGGAGGTATATTAGGAATCGCCTATTTGGGCGTATTAGACTTTTTATATCATAAAAACATACTGCAAAATATAAGAAGAGTAGCAGGAACATCAGCAGGAGCTATAATTGCATGTATCACAAGTTTTGCTTTACCTTTTAATGAAACAAAAGAAATAATTGATACATTAGATTATAGTAAAATCCCTCAAAAAAATGACCATCCAGCTTTAAAAGAAATCCCTATTCCCTTTAGAAAAAATTTCGAAGAAATATTTGAAAATATTGATTGTCTCTATAGATTAGTAAATGATTACGGCTGGTATTCTAGTGAATATTTTTATGAATGGATTAAAAAACAAATAGCCTCTCAATTCGATGCATCTAAAAAACTGCCCCCCTATACCTTTGAAGATTTTAAAAACACCTCTACGCATAAAGATCAAAAACCTTTTTTAGATTTATATATTATTGGTACAGATATATCTACTAAAAGTTCAAAGCTATTTTCATATGAAACAACTCCTCATATGGAGGTAGCACAAGCTGTAAGAATTTCTATGTCTATCCCTCTCTTTTTCGAATCAGTAAAAGTAAATCCAAAAACACAAACCAAAAAATCAATGCCCCATATATATTCAGATGGTGGCATTATGAGAAATTATCCTATAAAAATATTTGATTCTAGTTATTTTAAAGATAGAATCGTCAACGGTATAAATATTCAGACTTTAGGAGTAAGATTTAAAAACGCTACAAAATATAATAAAATAAATAACTTCATAGAATATATAGAAAATCTATTGATATCTTTCATAAGCATTCAGCAGGATATATATAATCATAGCCCTGAAGATCAAATAAGATCTATTCAAATAGATACAAAAGATATATCCTTTATAGACTTTAATATACATCAAAATGATGAAAAATATAGATTTTTATATCAAGAAGGGTATAAAGCAGCTAAAAACTATTTTCAAAAAAAAGCATTCTTTCCTAGAGGCTATTTATAA